GCTCAGGAAGGATCTTTGACAGCTGCCTGTTTCCTCCTGGTAGGAAGAACCCTCTCCATTTCCACCTCATCACGGACTCGGTGGCTCAGCAGATCCTGCAGACTCTCTTCCAGTCCTGGATAGTGCCCTCCATCTACGTTAGCTTCTACAACGCAGACGATTTGAAGGCAGGAGCCCCAGATCCCCTTCTCCCCTCactgtccctcttcccccccccaccccccctttctcAGCTTCTCTTTCCAGTCTCAGTATTCCAGTGAAGTGATCAGCTACTCAGGGaggcaggggtggtggtggggagagttTGCCAGACTATTAACTCTCTTGCTGCTGGCCCCTCTCTCATCTACTCTCCTCCTGGTGTCTGTTACCATTTGACTGATAAGGGGGCACTTGGTTGGCGTGGGGGTTGTGAAGGGGCCTTTCTCCTCCACTTTGGCTCTGGTCTGCAGTAGCTGAAAGCTGCTCCCTTCTGCGAGTTCCCAGGTGGCTCCTGTATGAAGGAGCTGGCGAGTCTCAGACCCATTCCTAGCAAGCGCATGTCAAAATGACACAACCACTAGCCTAGGTGACACTAACTGGTCCCCTGATTGGCAGCCTCCTCAGAGATCCAGGTGTAACTGGGCCATGCACTCTCACCTAGAGAGGGCCCCTCCAAAGCAAGATGGGACTCATTGGCTTGGATATAAAACGGCCAGAGTCAAAACCATCCACAGAAGCAGCGGGGCATGCTATGGAGCCTAGGCATCAGAGTTCAGTCTGGTCACAAAATCTGAGAGCAGCTGTACAAGTCACGCCCAGATGATGGGGAACAGGGAGGAACTGTAGACAGCACAGAGAAATATCCCAAAGGGCCCAAGAGAGAACAGGCACATGGGCAGGAGTCAAGTGAGCCTTGGCCTCAGGAAATACTGCTAATACATCAGGGGGAACCCAGATCCTCAATGAGAGGGGCTGGCAGAGTCTGGGGAGAGTGGGGCTGTGATGGGACAGAGTTGCACAAAGGCCACTTCATCTGAGGGCTGTGTACTCAAGAGGGCTTGTGTCCCAAAGCCAGGAGGGGATAGCTGCTCTTTGTAAGGCTCTGGGTACCTCAGTCCCTGGGGTCTCTCCTTATGGAGCAGGGAGGAGACACTCAGCAGGTGACATTGGTCCTGAGGGGCCCAGAGCAGACACACAGACTGGAGGGAGTACAGGGAAGGGCAACAGGAATGAACAGGGGGTTGTGGGGAGCCATTAAATAATGGAATCGGTCCAACTTGGCTAGTGACtgtagggagggaagggagaatgtGGTGGCTGGGGATATCTGGATGTGTAAACcccaaatgggggagggggagatttttCAGGCTGATATATAGGGTGCAGTATGGGGTGGGGCAGAAGGAATCTTTGCTGAGTCTCAGGATGGAGACACTCGCTGGGGGGAGGAGCCCATTGCTCAGATGTTGAACACTAACTGGAACAGGCTGTAGAGAATGGGCTGTAGGGGTCAGTCCTTTGTGGGCGCTGGGAGAGTGACTGGCTGCTCTCCTGGGCCTTTTCCATCTTTGCTGCCTGTGGAGACATTGAGTGAGTGGGTAGGGGTGAGGACAAGATCTGTGGAAGTCTGATTCCCATCTGCCTTAAACACTTCAAATGGAAAATACTTTAGCACTAAGCTTGGAATCTGTGCGCCCCCTGGTGGCAGCTGCCATAGTGGATGTAATCTGTGGAACAGGCCCTGTGCGGAGGCCTGAACAGCTGGAATATTGTACAGTGCGCCAGTAAAATCCCCCTCTGTTATATCCCCTGAGATCCAGGGAGtgtgcctcccacccacacatGGAGTGCAGTCTCCTTGCCTTGCTAGGACTCACTCATGCCTCCTCATTAGCCCTGAGGGCTTTGAAGCTCTGTAGCACAGTTGTGCTGCTTCGTTAGcctctggggcagtgggggttggatttGGGGAAGAGCCACGCCATTTTACACCTCTGTTTCCGGGAGAAGTGTTGGATTTGTGGTACAGACTCGGTGCTGTGTGTCTAGCCCCGGGGGGATTTGAGAATAGCTATATCCTGGCCCTGAGGGTTTCTTCCCTCCCTGTTGCAGGCAGAGGTGTCGTGGATTCCCAACAAACATTACTCCGGGATCTACGGGCTGATGAAGCTGACGCTCACTAAGGCGCTGCCCTCCAACCTCTCCAAGGTCATTGTTCTGGACACAGACATCACCTTTGCCACCGACATCGCTGAGCTGTGGGCTGTCTTCGGGAAGTTCTCCGGTGAGGGGGAGTTGAGGAGAGGAGGGGCCTTGGGATCAGCTGAGTAGCTGCTGTACCTCTGGGAGAGGAGCCAGGCCCACTGCCCTGGCTCCTCTGAAAACCTGCGACCCCTTGGCACTGAGTGGAGTTTTGGAGTCTGTTCTGCTTGGCTCTCCCTGTCTGTCCTTATCAGCTACttgtgggtggggcgggggggcatgtATTTGTGGTGGGCACATACTCCTCTGGTGAGATGGATCTGTCTCGATTTCCAGACAAGCAGGTGATTGGGCTGGTGGAGAACCAGAGTGACTGGTACCTGGGAAACCTCTGGAAGAACCACAAGCCATGGCCAGCACTTGGACGTGGCTTCAACACAGGTGAGCCCAGAGCATGCACAGGTCAGCTCCTGTTGGGCGGGGGTTTATCCTGTCTCTGTCAGTGGTGAGGCTGGTGCAGGGCAAGGCCGCCAGAATGTCTGGGGGGACAGGGTTGGGATGAGGAAGCTCCTCCTTCTGCTCATTCCTGTTAATCTTGCTGGTAGTGAGGAGCTGTTGCTGTGACTCCCGTCCTGTCCCAGAGAAATGCTGCTGCTGTCCTCTGTGACTTGGGGAGCAAACTGCCAGCTCAGGCCCTGCCAGCAAATCCACTGGGAATTGAACTGTGTGTGGCCTTGGCCACAAGAGGCTGATGGCAGGTCTCCCCAGTggctctgcctgtgcctctcagtTGTGACTGGCCGCCATTCCCTGCTATTCCAGCACAGAGGCTCTCTACAGTCTGCCACTCTTTGATTTTATAATAGGAATAAGTGGTCCCAGGGAGTTGCATTGAAACCCTCTAAACTCACTCAATGTGTGTCTCGAATCTGAACTAGAGCCACATGTCACTTGGCCACATGTGCCAGCCTTGCTCCTTGGCTGCCAGTGATGTACTGCACTCCGCTGCTTCCCCAAGGGTGATTTCTTAGGGTCACTCAGTGGCACCCCCCCGAGGTGACTGCTCCCCTAGGCCCTTCCTTTAGTGACTGAGTGTGAGTGACAGAGCTGCCCAGGCCAATCAGAAAGTTTATGGAGTGAGCTCCCCCCCATACTCCCTGTACTCTGGGAATCCTATCAGAGGTGAGCTCCCAGGCCTCCTCCAGCAGTAGACACTGTTGTTGAGAGGGGTGTGGGACACAGGGATGCCATGTCCAGGCTAGCCAGCAAGCCTAGAATCCAGTCCCTGGCTGGGACACCCAGCAAAGGGCCTTGCTGTTAGAGAACTTGCTATGGGGATGGCATCCCAGACCATTGAGCTAGTATGCTCCAGAAGGGACTGGCTGGAGCTGAGCTCAGGGGTTGCATGAGGCTGGATCGACTGCATCAAACACAGTGCTGGGCTGGCTGGTACCTGTGTGATGTGGGGACACCTATGACCTCTCTTTCTCCGCTTCCCAGGGgtgatcctgctgctgctggagcgcCTGCGCCGGATCAGCTGGGAGCAGATGTGGCGGCTGACGGCGGAGCGGGAGCTCATGAGCATGTTGTCCACCTCACTGGCAGATCAGGTATGGAGCCAAGCTGAGCCCCAGCCTGCAGGCTCTTCTTTGACCCCGGTTCCTACTCTTGGGCAAACTATAGTTGTAGGAAGCTGCAGGTGGGGGAGTAAACGCTGGGGCCATGGGATGCTGCTAACACTACAGACAACACTGGCTGTGAGTGAGTACCCTGGGACCCATGCTTGAGATCTGTAACCTTCCACTCCATCAGCTCAGTCttagtcctgacctgcagcattcCTTGCATTTCAGTCCTGGACACCTCCTGAGCAGGGTCTGGTTACCGTGCCCACCAGTGGGGTGGTTGTATGATATGGATGATACAGAGATCCCTAGTCTGACCTCTCTTGTCCCCTCAGGGTTTCCCCTCCAACTCTTGGTGTGGGAGGGTCCTCCAGAGGTGCCCAGCTCTCCATGTGCTCACTGGTGATTCTCTTCCAGGACATCTTTAATGCAGTGATTAAGCAGAACCCAGTGCTGGTGTACAAGCTCCCCTGCTTCTGGAATGTGCAGCTGTCTGACCATACCCTCTCAGAGCAGTGTTACTCAGAGGTCTCTGATCTTAAGGTGAGTCTCCCGGCACCTGGCTGGGGCCTTTCCCCTACATTCCCAGGAGGAGATGCACTGGGCCCAGGAGCTTCACATCTCCACAGCTGCAGGCATTGAATCCTCCTGGCCTGGAGGATGGAGTGTTGGGCCTGTGGTGCAGTTTGCACCCCAGGCCTGGTGGATGGGTGATGGTAGAGCCTAAGGGGTGGGGGAATACTGTGTCCTGATGCTCCAGCTCATCTTTTTCAGGTGATCCACTGGAACTCGCCCAAGAAGCTGCGGGTGAAGAACAAACATGTGGAGTTCTTCCGGAACCTCTACCTGACCTTCCTGGAGTACGATGGGAACCTGCTGCGCAGGGAGCTCTTTGGTTGTGCCAGCCTGCCCAGCCTACCCAGAAACCAAGTGAGCCCTTGCTGTTGGCTAGCCCCACCCCTGATCCTCACCTGCCCTTAACATGGAAATGGGACATTACAGCCCCTGCCCGGGCTCCATCCATGCCATCTCCTGGGACTCTGTGAGGGCTCTGTCCAGTCTAGGTGAAAGCATCCCATGTGTTCCAGCTGCAGCACCTGCCTGCTCCTGCCTTACCCCTGCCCCTGGGTGTTTTCTAGCACCAGTCTGGCTCCTGCCCCACTTCATTTTTATGTTCTAGCTGCAGCAAGCCCTGGAGGACCTCGATGAGGATGACCCCTGCTATGATTTCCGCCGGCAGCACCTCATGCTGCACCGCATCCACCTGTTCTTCCTGCAGTATGAGGTCCTGGCCTTGCCTGACCCTGCTGATGTCACCCTGGTGGCCCAGCTCTCCATGGACAGGTAACTGGCAGGAGCTGGGATGGAAGGAGGGGCGGCTCCCACTGCTGAGGAGCTGTGGGCTCTGTAAGCAGGTTCATCAGCCCTGGAACTTTTGTACGCAGACAAATGCTGTCAAACTGACCCAAGGTTAGATCTGCACTCATAGAAACATTACTTCTGTCAGGCGGTGCAGGGGACTCTCCTTGTAGAGACTGGAGCTGAAATGGGAGTCTTGCCACAAATGAAACGTTTGTATTTTGATTCTGGAATTGCAAAATCACTCTTCACCACAGAATCATGCCCCAGAACTTGaacctttatattttaaaaaataatgtttctagccctcacggCTGCAAAGAAAACCTTATAGCCACGAATCTAGTGTTCCTGATGCAGCAGCATCTGCCTGAGTttacagagagcctgaaacaccAGCTGCAAGAGGTATGAACTACTCCTTCATCTTAGTGGGGTGTTAACTGTGAAACCTAAATATGAAATTACCAGGGTTAATGGTGTTAATTATTCAATTGCTGACTATAGTAGCAGAAATAGGCAGTGAATGTGCTTATCCCACAATTCCAGACTCCCTCCCAACATGCCAAAAGCCCTATAGATAGATAGCTGTTTAACTCTCCAACTCCCCTGATTTCTATAGTGCAGTTACATGCTAACACACACATCTGTGGCATGTCAAAACCAAAAAGGTGGACAgagtaaaataaatttaattcaatATTAAAACCAGCACCACAAGGGACTGCTGCACTGATGGGATGAGTCATTTTCATgcttaattaaataaaaacctgCCCTGTGGAACTCGTCTGGAGCTGCCACAGCATTTCCAGCAAAGGCCACAGAATGTAAGGAACTTGCTCTAGAATCCAGGTTGTTTGCTGTGGAGCATGCGGCAGGGCCTTGGATGTTACATTCTGTGGTAGCTtgtggaggggaggaaaaaagccGGGGGTAGTGGCAGTAGGGCAAGATTGAGTGGCATCAGCACTGCAGAGTGGGAGGCTTGCTCAGTCTCTTGTGCTTGGCTGTGTCCACTGCTGTTTCCTGCCTACTCAGTTATCTGGAGCTCCTCCCCATGTGTCTGGCTCCGGCACGGCCAGTCTCAGGCCGGTTCCTTTTGGCTTACAGGTTACAGATGCTGGAGGCAATCTGCAAACACTGGGCAGGCCCCATCAGCCTGGCGCTGTACATGTCGGACGCAGAGGCCCAGCAGTTCCTGCGCTATGCCCAGGGCTCGGAAGTGTTGAGCAACCGCAGGAACGTCGCCTACCACATTGTGTACAAGGAGGGGCAGTTCTACCCTGTCAACCTACTGCGCAACGTTGCACTGACCAACGCACAGACACCCTATGTCTTCCTGACGGACATCGACTTCCTGCCCATGTATGGGCTCTACGATTACCTCAGGTGTGGCCCTCTCCATCCAGCCCAAGCTAGTTGTTCACCCCCAGGGGCCCCGGTGGGCTGGTTCCTTCCAGGTTGTTACCCAAGGTTCAGTCTAGTTCAACTGTGTCCCAAACAAtagggctcccagcccttccctcagGAGGTGATTCCCCAGCTTGGGAGCTCTCGCTGTCAGGAAGTTCCTCATTCTGTAGGCGCAGGCTGGGCTTGAGTCCTCTGGGAGGGTCCTGCTATCACATGGGAGAGAGAACCCTTGCTTGGGGAAGGAGATGCCCCTTCTGCACCACTGGTGGATGTGGGTGCTGCATCCTTTCCCTGCATGGTGGATCCCAAGGGCCTTTAGACTCTCCTGCCACCAACCTCACACTTGGGATCCTCTAGAGCCTGCCGATGCCCTTCCAGCATCTGCTAAGGGGGCCCAGGAACACAGCTGTGCGTAGGGCTTCTAGCTCCTACTGAGTGACCAGCGGTATGCATTGCAGTCACCTCTTGCTGGCTCCACACCATCCTAGCGAGGCCTCACGCTCTTCCCCTACCCTGCTGCAGGAACTCCATCCGGCAGCTGGAGCTGCCCCAGCGGAAGGCAGCGCTCGTCGTGCCAGCATTTGAGACTCTGCGCTACCGTCTTACCTTTCCCAAGTCCAAAGCAGAGCTGCTCTCCATGCTGGACATGGGCTCCCTCTACACCTTCAGGTAGGTGCTGGAGCTGCTCTCCTCCACCCAGCAGGGCCCAGACCACAGGCAGCAGGAGGCTCTCTGGTCCCACCCCATTCCTAGGGGCTGTAGTGCAGCCCAGACCTAAGCACCTCTCGCattgtccctccaccccctcagTCTGTGCCTGTGTCTGGATCTGTGTTCTGAAGCTGCTGCCCTATAGGTAGTGAGAGGAGTGTGCATCTCCCTGTAACCTTAGAGTTCACTGCACCACCGGCCTCCCTTTGTCCGCTGGCCTCCAGTTTGTCTGTGGGACCTGAGGGGCCTCGGTGTGTCATATCTATCTGGTACCtcatttctgtctctctctgaaggTACCATGTGTGGCCAAAGGGCCATGCCCCAACTGACTATGCCAAGTGGCGGACAGCCACGGTGCCGTACCGTGTGGAGTGGCAGCCGGACTTCGAGCCTTACGTTGTAGTGAGGCGTGACTGCCCCCAGTATGACCAGAGGTTCGTGGGCTTTGGTTGGAACAAAGTGTCCCATATCATGGAGCTTGATGCCCAGGTGAGTGAGGAGCCAGTGGAATTCCCTGGGCCCACACTCTTTGTCCCTAGGGACCCCCTACTGCTGCCTTGGCAAGTGCCTTCTGGGTCTCTCCCAGCACAAGGCTTCCTTTGGACTAAGCTTTGCTGCCCCTGAGCAGGTGATTTGGCCCCCATGGGTGTGGGcagtgccctgctctgtgcctgctTGCTGACCTCCTGCTTCTTTCCAGGAGTATGAGCTGCTGGTCCTGCCCAATGCCTTCATGATCCACATGCCTCACGCCCCCAGCTTTGACATCTCCAAGTTCCGCTTGAGCGCTGGCTACCGGGGCTGCCTGCAGACACTGCGGGAGGAGTTCCACCAGGACCTGTCGCGTAGGTATGGCGCTGCTGCACTCAAATACCTCACTGCCGAGAGGAGCCTGTGATGCTGAGGAACAGCGTGGCGGtgggctggagggggaaggggacagaCCACTTCCTTCCTGCATGGCTCACTGCCTGAAAGGGATCAAACCTGCAGCATTGTTTCCTCAGTACAGGAACAGTAGCTCCCACTAGGGATGGAATGGAAAGAGTCAAGAGAAAGGGGCTTTTAGTTCTTAAACTGCTCCTGAGTGGCTGAGGGTTTCCTCACAGCAACTGAAAGCCTCACCCAGAGACAGGCCAACATTGCTAATCTCCCAGCAAGGGGGGTAGCTGGACCCTATTTCCCTCTTCAAGGGCCGGGGTGGGAGGTCCCTATTGTTCATTTTCCAGAGTTTTGGCCAAAATGGAATGACACCAGTGATGAGGCTCCCATGCAGTCCCCTGGGGCCCTTGTTTCCCAGCCTCACTAGTATCCTTGCCAGAAAGCTTTACCTGACATTCTACAAGATGCTCCCTTGCTTGGTTTCATCAGGTCCTCCCATTTGCACCTTCTGTGCTTTGCATCCTTCGGGGCTCTGCACAGTTACCACTCTAGCTTAGCCCTGCAAGACCGGCTGAACTTTAGTTCTTAATTTCTTCTAATGAGCCTCTTTCCTCCTTGCTGAGGGAGTTGAAGCACCCCCATGTTTCCCCAAGGGGAAAGTGGCCTACAGAATTGGTCtcttagggtatgcctacactgctgTGAAAACAGGTGACCTGTGGCAGCTGGAGCAGGAcgataaaactgcagtgtagatgtttgggctcaggctggagctgaggCTCTGTGACCCTTCCTGCTTGTTTACAGGTGGCTGTATGCGCACAAGCGTGCCCTTCTTTTGCTGGCTGAGGATCTGTACACAAAACACCTGCCAGCTAAGATCCCTGCATTGGTACTGCCTCTGGCCAGCCTATACCACTAACCTTCATGGCCATCTTCCCACAGCGGATGGGAAGTCCTGTCCCTCTTCCCCACGCAGTCTGGGTGGAATCTCAGGCTGCTGCCCCTTGGTGTCACATCCCTGGATTCTCCTGCACGTGGCTAGtgagggttggtgctgcaggtcTGAGGCCCTGGTCAGCTGCCGGGGCCCACAGCATGTTTGGTTCTGGTCTGTGCCTTGGAGCTGAGCCACTATTGGAGCTATTGCCAAATCGTGGTGCCTGTTATGATAAAACCATCCAGTCCCTGCCACTTTGGCAGTAGGTAAAACTGTCCCCTGGTAGGCCACCACCTGCTTAGAGAAATGTCTCTAGGGGTCACTTCTAAGTCTTAGAAGGAAAGATCCTGAATCTCAGTAATACTGACATTGACAATCAGGGACATGGTTGACATTGTAGCTGGGTGCCATGGTCggagacctgtgctgggagcagcttTGGCCAGGCGCTGTTCCAGTCATCACACACTGGAGCATAGAGGCACAGTTGCTTTCCTCACTCTATTTAAGTTATTTAAGATGATTTCTCACAGGGTATAAATGATTAGGAGGGCCTGGGGTTTTTAGCCTCTCTCTTCCTTGCTTCAGGACTGTCAGTGCTGGACTCTCTACTCTTCACTTCCTGGTAATCAGAACTGCTACTGTACTGGGAGCAAAACATTCCAGCCAGGGTGGGGCAGGCCCAGGGGCCCCTGTTCTACACTCTTTGTATGGAAAGGGTACAAGTGTTTCctctattttttaattaaagcttttttaaaattctttttcaaATCCTTGGAGAGCCATGTGGTTATTTTGTCACATTCTGTctgatgctgggggtggggcagggcttaTAGGCAGGTAGGAAATGAGAGCAAGTTCACTTCCCCAGGAGAGAGGGTTGTGTGTGGAGCTGATACTGTGTCACAAGGTTGTGAAGGGATGGCAACTACAGTGTGTACAGAGTGGGAGGCAGCAGTGAAAAGATGTAGAAATGTAGCTCCACCAAGCAAGAGAGAACTCATCCCCTATGCAGCACTGGACCCTCTGGTATTTACTGACACCAGGAAGATCAGGCCATTGTCTACCAAACTGTTGTGGCAGTGGGTGGCTGCAGTTATGCTTGCAAAAAGTGACTGGACAAAGGGCATTGCAGGATTCCCTGGGGGTTGGCACTTGCTAACTTAAGCTCAAACAGATAAAAAGATGTATTGTTTTCTCTGCCAGTAGGCCCCCACCCAGCTCTAACAGGCAAGCTAGGCTCTTTCTATTTCACAAGTCATCCCCTTTAACAAACAAATATGCTACAGGGCAAATTCTACCCTCAGTGTGAGCTCTGCAGCCCTGTTGCCTTCCACAAGTGCTACCAATCAGAACCTAGTACCCAGTTCTATTGCTGGTGCACAAGAGGGAATGGTAGCTAGTGCTATGGAGTTAACAGCACTAAGGCCATGTTTTAGTCCCTAGAGGTAGCAGCTGAGACATTCAGAGAGCACTCTGAGGGGTAAGAGAGGCCCATTTGTACAGTTACATCAGACCAAACCCACACTTTGAGCCTATTTGTGAATTGGCTGGGAAGCTTTTCCTGTACTATTAACAAGGGTTCCTCCTTCCTGGCATCTTAACAAAAGATGAGACCAGCAGTAACCATCTGCCCATAGCAGCATGTGCCTAGACTAGAGCTTAACTAAAATCAAGCTAATGTTGTTACCTAGGAGAAATGGTGATGTTAGGTCAGGTTGAGCTAGCGCTTGTTAGTTAAGGCTACCTACACTTGATCACTTTTCTTAGGCCAGGTCTAGACTAGAAATTTTTGCTAGTGTAAAAGGCCTGCTACAGGTGAGAGCATTTTGGTGACATTTCTCTAGCCCCAAAAGCCCTAGTCAAGATGCAATTCTATCCTGGCTTACATATgatagcttattttgtttggggagGTGATTAAACTATACTGCCAAAAACACTTTTGCATTAAGCTGTGTCTACATTAAGAGGGTTTGCCACTACAGCTGTACCAGGAAATCTTTTCTAGTACAGACCTGGCCTTAGTCAAGCCAAACCATACTCTGTGGCCCAAAGAGCCACTGACCCAAAGTAAAATTGGGTCCAGTCTGAGTTCCTAGTGCTCCTTCTGGGTTTGTGATCTTGACGAACCACTGACGTGTGCAGTGAACATCCTGCAACATCAAAGCATCAGGAGTTAGGGGCCTGCTTTGTTCTCACCCCTGAACACAAACAATGAACAAAATTGCAGCTTTGGTGCATAAGGGGGAGCTAGTGAAAGCAGAAATGAGATCTGGCTGCATAGGCTAGTGACCCTTTTTCCTTGTGAAAAGTATAGCCGTTTGACAAAGCTATGCTTTCAACCTCTACCTGAACATATTCACCAACTGATGGAAGTGAAACTTGAGCTCCCAATAGACTGAGATTAGTTCTGGGCTCTGTATCACTTTCTCGTGAGCTCTTACAGTAGAAATCTCTTCCAGGCCCGGTGCCCCATGTAGTGATGGGAAATGCTTCCCTCACCTGGTAAACATGGCTACAGAGACAAGCGattttattgtgttttatttagtaaaatgttaaaataaataaatacaaattgatCAGATGCTCTgtatccctctccccctccctcccctcactttAATTTGCTAAAATCTAAACACAGTTGTACCAAAACTGAAACCACAAGGGACTTGAAGGCTACAGAGAGAAGGCAGCAAAGAGACTGCAATTCACTATTAGCATCAGGCTAAAAAAAAtagagatatttaaaaaaaacaaaccagctcACGAGTCAGTATTATTCTCATTATGCAATTCTGTGAAAACAAAGTGGAATCATTCAAAAGAGGGTATTTTACACCAAGGCCTGCAATGATATGGGATTCTTAGGGATGGGAGGGACCATAAGAGATGTTGGGGTTGTCTGGCACGAATGACAAATGAGACAGAGGTGAGGTTGGATGGTATCTGGATATTAAGGTTCTTCGTTCCTGTGCATGACTAAATATGTCACACACAGCTGTGGAAATCTATTCAACCAAAGATAAAACCTGCTACTTTTCCTGGTAGTGCCCTGGAGCACTAAGGACTTATGCTGCTGATCTTTTACATGCACTTGCACTGAAGATGCTAGTTTCAAGTGTAACCACTCAATTCTGTCACAGGTATATGGGATGTTGGGGCCAGTGCCTTGTTACAGAAATTAAGGACCCTTCAAAAACAGCTGCTTTCCTGTTTCTTTATCCAGAACCCAGTGCCCAAATTATTATTAGCCTCTTTGATATTTTCCCCTTCTACAGCAACTTGGAATTAGCTCACAGGGTAGGTGTAACATAGCCAGGGGCTGAAGGCACAGGTGGGGGTGTGGGATCTGTAACTGAAGAGAATTTCAAGAAAATCAGGTGGGTGGGAGAGGATAAGATGGCTCAGGTGATGGGAACTAAGCTACGGAGTCTTTCACCTCTAGCTCAATGGCTTCAATATGAACCATGACAATTTTAAAGCTGGTCAGGGCCCATGTGTGAAATGAGTTACTGGGTCTCACTGCAGTTCCTAGTGGACCCATGTGTACATCACCAAGTCCACCACAACGTCATTGGCACTAATTTTATCTTTCATTAGCATATGCAGCCGAGGTCAAGAACTGATTTGACCGCAGAAATAGTGCTTCTCCCTCAGCCTGACACCTGGTCCCTGTCTGTAAAGGGTAAAAAGACATGGGTAAAGAAGCATGTTTAAACAGGATGTTAATCCCTCCTCAGACATGGTGCTCCTTCATAACCCACTGTACTGCTCAGTTTGGCCCAGTCCTTTTCCAAAGTGTGGGCAGAGAATCCAGCATCCTCCACTCCAGTCACTGTTCAACTACAGCTTATCTCAACCACTCCTTCCTTTCACCCCAGGGCTAAACCCTTCACCATCAACACTGACAGAAAGGTT
This DNA window, taken from Dermochelys coriacea isolate rDerCor1 chromosome 6, rDerCor1.pri.v4, whole genome shotgun sequence, encodes the following:
- the LARGE2 gene encoding LARGE xylosyl- and glucuronyltransferase 2 isoform X1, coding for MLRSWRGKLKLLLATVTLVILLSWLCVFVGSSEYGRSLLLSPCLGDRPSQDLEREALASQVRKVEEENLQLRLQLSQSRAQAGAVEGSDGSQQWAASFEDGDAPGDDRSNRTGCPKQQMVQKCELLHVAIVCAGHNASRDVVTLVKSILFHRKNPLHFHLITDSVAQQILQTLFQSWIVPSIYVSFYNADDLKAEVSWIPNKHYSGIYGLMKLTLTKALPSNLSKVIVLDTDITFATDIAELWAVFGKFSDKQVIGLVENQSDWYLGNLWKNHKPWPALGRGFNTGVILLLLERLRRISWEQMWRLTAERELMSMLSTSLADQDIFNAVIKQNPVLVYKLPCFWNVQLSDHTLSEQCYSEVSDLKVIHWNSPKKLRVKNKHVEFFRNLYLTFLEYDGNLLRRELFGCASLPSLPRNQLQQALEDLDEDDPCYDFRRQHLMLHRIHLFFLQYEVLALPDPADVTLVAQLSMDRLQMLEAICKHWAGPISLALYMSDAEAQQFLRYAQGSEVLSNRRNVAYHIVYKEGQFYPVNLLRNVALTNAQTPYVFLTDIDFLPMYGLYDYLRNSIRQLELPQRKAALVVPAFETLRYRLTFPKSKAELLSMLDMGSLYTFRYHVWPKGHAPTDYAKWRTATVPYRVEWQPDFEPYVVVRRDCPQYDQRFVGFGWNKVSHIMELDAQEYELLVLPNAFMIHMPHAPSFDISKFRLSAGYRGCLQTLREEFHQDLSRRTQNYSACLSLQDEMGKMGYTG
- the LARGE2 gene encoding LARGE xylosyl- and glucuronyltransferase 2 isoform X3, which produces MLRSWRGKLKLLLATVTLVILLSWLCVFVGSSEYGRSLLLSPCLGDRPSQDLEREALASQVRKVEEENLQLRLQLSQSRAQAGAVEGSDGSQQWAASFEDGDAPGDDRSNRTGCPKQQMVQKCELLHVAIVCAGHNASRDVVTLVKSILFHRKNPLHFHLITDSVAQQILQTLFQSWIVPSIYVSFYNADDLKAEVSWIPNKHYSGIYGLMKLTLTKALPSNLSKVIVLDTDITFATDIAELWAVFGKFSDKQVIGLVENQSDWYLGNLWKNHKPWPALGRGFNTGVILLLLERLRRISWEQMWRLTAERELMSMLSTSLADQDIFNAVIKQNPVLVYKLPCFWNVQLSDHTLSEQCYSEVSDLKVIHWNSPKKLRVKNKHVEFFRNLYLTFLEYDGNLLRRELFGCASLPSLPRNQQALEDLDEDDPCYDFRRQHLMLHRIHLFFLQYEVLALPDPADVTLVAQLSMDRLQMLEAICKHWAGPISLALYMSDAEAQQFLRYAQGSEVLSNRRNVAYHIVYKEGQFYPVNLLRNVALTNAQTPYVFLTDIDFLPMYGLYDYLRNSIRQLELPQRKAALVVPAFETLRYRLTFPKSKAELLSMLDMGSLYTFRYHVWPKGHAPTDYAKWRTATVPYRVEWQPDFEPYVVVRRDCPQYDQRFVGFGWNKVSHIMELDAQEYELLVLPNAFMIHMPHAPSFDISKFRLSAGYRGCLQTLREEFHQDLSRRYGAAALKYLTAERSL
- the LARGE2 gene encoding LARGE xylosyl- and glucuronyltransferase 2 isoform X4 translates to MLRSWRGKLKLLLATVTLVILLSWLCVFVGSSEYGRSLLLSPCLGDRPSQDLEREALASQVRKVEEENLQLRLQLSQSRAQAGAVEGSDGSQQWAASFEDGDAPGDDRSNRTGCPKQQMVQKCELLHVAIVCAGHNASRDVVTLVKSILFHRKNPLHFHLITDSVAQQILQTLFQSWIVPSIYVSFYNADDLKAEVSWIPNKHYSGIYGLMKLTLTKALPSNLSKVIVLDTDITFATDIAELWAVFGKFSDKQVIGLVENQSDWYLGNLWKNHKPWPALGRGFNTGVILLLLERLRRISWEQMWRLTAERELMSMLSTSLADQDIFNAVIKQNPVLVYKLPCFWNVQLSDHTLSEQCYSEVSDLKVIHWNSPKKLRVKNKHVEFFRNLYLTFLEYDGNLLRRELFGCASLPSLPRNQLQQALEDLDEDDPCYDFRRQHLMLHRIHLFFLQYEVLALPDPADVTLVAQLSMDRLQMLEAICKHWAGPISLALYMSDAEAQQFLRYAQGSEVLSNRRNVAYHIVYKEGQFYPVNLLRNVALTNAQTPYVFLTDIDFLPMYGLYDYLRNSIRQLELPQRKAALVVPAFETLRYRLTFPKSKAELLSMLDMGSLYTFRYHVWPKGHAPTDYAKWRTATVPYRVEWQPDFEPYVVVRRDCPQYDQRFVGFGWNKVSHIMELDAQEYELLVLPNAFMIHMPHAPSFDISKFRLSAGYRGCLQTLREEFHQDLSRRTGGILRFQDGSCF